A single region of the Peptococcus niger genome encodes:
- the lysS gene encoding lysine--tRNA ligase, protein MATENLGGLKQIINVRLNKMDALRERGIDPFGHRFNVTHHVADVLDNQEAFLESGENVKIAGRIMAKRGQGKAGFANVADLTGNIQIYCRQDVLGEENHWIFKKADVGDIIGVEGPLFITDRGELSIRVVKLTHLSKAMRPLPEKFHGLTDVELRYRQRYVDLIMNPDVRETFVKRTKIIQAVRHYLDGLGFLEVETPILHQIAGGANARPFITHHNALDIDLYLRIALELHLKRLIVGGLERVYEIGRVFRNEGIDTSHNPEFTLMELYQAFGDVNTMMDITEGLFIHVAKEVLGTTDITCAGHDLHLAGPWPRLPMAQAVKDACGLDYHADMDDAAFIAAAIEKGAEKEKCTDRGHALEELFDLFVEKTLIQPTFITEYPVEISPLARRNPDNPRMTDRFELFIVGREHANAFSETNDPVDQRHRFEEQVKAKSAGDDEAHPMDEDFINALEYGMPPTGGLGVGIDRMVMLLTDSDSIRDVLLFPTMKPLADGKGKKETQAPAAPSAPDKIDFSKVKVEPLFEDMVDFDTFSKSDFRVVKVKNCEEVPKSKKLLKFTLDDGSEKERVILSGIKEYYSAESLIGKTLLAICNLPPRKMMGINSEGMIISAICEYDGEEKLNLIMLDDNIPAGSKLY, encoded by the coding sequence ATGGCAACTGAAAACCTGGGCGGTTTAAAGCAAATCATCAACGTCCGTCTGAACAAAATGGACGCCTTGCGCGAGCGGGGCATTGATCCCTTTGGGCATCGCTTTAATGTGACCCATCATGTGGCGGATGTCCTGGACAATCAAGAAGCATTTTTAGAAAGCGGCGAAAACGTTAAAATTGCCGGCCGCATTATGGCCAAGCGCGGCCAAGGGAAAGCCGGCTTTGCCAATGTGGCAGACCTTACCGGCAACATCCAAATCTATTGCCGCCAGGATGTCCTGGGGGAAGAAAACCATTGGATTTTTAAAAAGGCTGACGTGGGCGACATCATCGGCGTGGAAGGGCCCCTCTTTATTACCGACCGCGGCGAATTGTCCATCCGCGTGGTCAAGCTGACCCACCTCTCCAAGGCCATGCGCCCCCTGCCGGAAAAATTTCACGGCCTGACCGATGTAGAATTGCGCTATCGTCAACGCTACGTCGACCTGATCATGAACCCGGATGTGCGTGAAACCTTCGTCAAACGCACCAAAATTATCCAGGCCGTTCGTCATTACCTGGACGGACTCGGCTTTTTGGAAGTGGAAACCCCAATCCTGCACCAGATTGCCGGTGGCGCCAACGCCCGTCCCTTCATTACCCACCACAACGCCTTGGACATTGACCTCTACCTGCGGATTGCCTTAGAATTGCACCTTAAACGGTTGATTGTCGGCGGTTTGGAACGGGTGTATGAAATCGGCCGTGTCTTCCGCAATGAAGGGATTGACACCAGCCACAACCCGGAATTCACCTTAATGGAACTCTACCAGGCCTTTGGCGATGTCAACACCATGATGGACATTACAGAAGGGCTCTTTATCCATGTGGCCAAAGAAGTGCTCGGCACCACAGACATTACCTGCGCCGGACACGACCTGCATTTGGCCGGGCCCTGGCCGCGCCTGCCCATGGCCCAAGCGGTTAAAGACGCCTGCGGCTTGGATTACCATGCGGATATGGATGATGCAGCCTTTATTGCCGCTGCCATTGAAAAAGGCGCTGAAAAAGAAAAATGCACCGACCGTGGCCATGCCTTGGAAGAACTCTTTGATTTATTCGTTGAAAAAACCCTGATTCAGCCGACCTTCATCACGGAATACCCGGTTGAAATCAGCCCCCTGGCCCGGCGCAACCCGGATAATCCGCGCATGACCGACCGGTTTGAGCTCTTTATCGTCGGCAGAGAACACGCCAACGCCTTCTCTGAAACCAACGACCCGGTTGACCAGCGTCACCGGTTTGAAGAACAAGTCAAAGCCAAAAGCGCCGGCGATGATGAAGCCCACCCCATGGATGAAGACTTTATCAACGCCTTAGAATACGGCATGCCCCCCACCGGCGGCCTCGGCGTCGGCATTGACCGGATGGTCATGCTCCTGACCGACAGCGATTCCATTCGTGACGTCCTTCTCTTCCCAACCATGAAACCCCTGGCCGATGGCAAGGGGAAAAAAGAAACACAAGCCCCCGCCGCCCCGTCAGCGCCTGACAAAATTGACTTTTCAAAAGTAAAAGTAGAGCCATTATTTGAAGATATGGTTGATTTTGATACATTCTCAAAATCTGATTTTAGAGTTGTAAAAGTTAAGAACTGCGAAGAAGTTCCAAAATCAAAAAAACTTTTGAAATTTACATTAGATGATGGTTCTGAAAAAGAAAGAGTTATTTTATCTGGTATTAAGGAGTATTACAGCGCAGAGAGCTTAATTGGAAAGACACTACTTGCGATTTGTAATCTTCCTCCTCGTAAGATGATGGGAATCAACTCAGAAGGTATGATTATATCTGCAATTTGCGAGTACGACGGAGAAGAAAAACTAAACTTAATAATGTTGGATGATAATATTCCAGCAGGATCAAAATTATATTAA
- the greA gene encoding transcription elongation factor GreA has product MADKTLLTQEGLDDLQAELEHLKTVRRKEVSDRLKVAIDFGDLSENSEYDDAKNEQAFIEGRIKKVESLLRNYELISKSEDNKDKINVGSKVRVIDIELDEEEDYRIVGTIEADPMHNRISNESPLGAALLGHVVGDEVTVAAPVGDVLYRVIAVQNE; this is encoded by the coding sequence ATGGCAGATAAAACCTTACTTACTCAAGAAGGCTTAGATGATTTACAGGCAGAACTGGAACATTTGAAAACCGTTCGCCGGAAAGAGGTATCCGATCGTCTGAAAGTGGCAATTGATTTCGGGGACCTCAGCGAAAACTCCGAATACGATGACGCTAAAAATGAGCAGGCCTTTATCGAAGGACGGATCAAAAAAGTTGAAAGTCTATTGCGCAATTACGAACTTATCAGTAAGAGCGAGGACAATAAAGATAAAATTAACGTGGGCTCCAAGGTCCGGGTGATCGACATTGAGTTAGATGAAGAAGAAGATTACCGCATTGTCGGCACCATTGAAGCGGACCCAATGCACAACCGTATTTCCAACGAATCCCCCCTGGGCGCAGCGCTTTTAGGGCATGTGGTTGGCGATGAAGTGACGGTGGCGGCCCCGGTCGGCGATGTGCTTTATCGGGTCATTGCAGTACAAAATGAATAG
- a CDS encoding ATP-dependent Clp protease ATP-binding subunit encodes MLDNFTERAMQVLALAQQEAIAMHQPAVGTEHLLLGIIDEGQGVAAKALESLGLDADRIKTDVNRMVQPGQAPVTPNQLRITPRVKRVFDLAKDEAVRWGVNYVATEHLLLGIIREGEGVAFQVLVNQGITADKVRAQIIALLGGGQNGAAGQVPGGDGQASEGGNGGGLEEFGTNLNKAAKDGKIDPVIGRQKEIDRVIQILVRRTKNNPALIGEPGVGKTAIAEGLAQRIISGDVPELLRDKEIITLNLSNLVAGSKYRGDFEERLKKVVEEVKQRKNVILFIDELHTIVGAGAAEGALDAANILKPELARGDLQLIGATTLDEYRKYIEKDAALERRFQPIIVGAPTTDEAIDILKGVRDKYEAHHKVTITDAAIEAAVQLSDRYIADRQLPDKAIDLIDEACSKVRLKAYTAPPEVKQLENDIRTYAKEKESAVAAQDYEKAAEYRDKEKAANEKLSAMQGEWKKDQSGKAEEVTAEDVAEVVSNWSGVPVTKLTETESDRLLNMESILHQRVIGQDEAVTAVSKAVRRAHSGLKDPKRPIGSFLFLGPTGVGKTELAKALAEALFDDEDNIVRIDMSEYMEKFAVSRLTGAPPGYVGYEEGGQLTEAVRRKPYSVILLDEIEKAHPDVFNLLLQVLDDGRLTDSQGRVVDFKNTVIIMTSNIGAKEIKGAGGLGFATLGEGEDKSKKDYDSMKQKVLDAVKKVFRPEFLNRIDDTVVFHALDKKELTEIVGLMLSDLRKRLSGMGLTLTLTEAAQEHISDVGYDPDYGARPLRRAIQNEIEDPLSDAILAKRFDDGATITVDYVDKQIVLK; translated from the coding sequence GCATCAGCCGGCGGTGGGCACCGAGCACCTCTTGCTCGGCATTATAGATGAAGGACAAGGCGTTGCCGCCAAAGCGCTGGAATCCCTCGGCCTTGATGCGGACCGCATTAAGACCGACGTCAACCGGATGGTCCAGCCCGGTCAAGCACCGGTGACCCCCAACCAGCTGCGGATTACGCCCCGGGTAAAACGGGTTTTTGACTTGGCCAAGGATGAGGCCGTTCGCTGGGGCGTCAATTATGTTGCCACGGAGCACTTGCTCTTGGGCATTATTCGCGAGGGCGAAGGCGTTGCCTTCCAAGTGCTCGTCAACCAAGGCATTACCGCCGATAAGGTTCGGGCCCAGATCATCGCCCTCTTGGGAGGCGGTCAAAACGGGGCTGCCGGTCAGGTGCCCGGTGGAGACGGGCAGGCCTCAGAAGGGGGCAACGGTGGCGGCTTGGAAGAATTTGGCACCAACTTGAACAAGGCCGCCAAAGACGGGAAAATTGACCCGGTTATCGGTCGGCAAAAAGAAATTGACCGGGTGATTCAGATCCTGGTCCGCCGGACGAAAAATAACCCGGCCCTTATCGGGGAGCCCGGTGTCGGGAAAACCGCCATTGCCGAGGGCCTGGCCCAGCGCATTATTTCCGGTGATGTGCCGGAACTCCTGCGGGATAAAGAAATCATTACCTTGAACTTGAGCAACTTGGTGGCCGGCAGCAAGTACCGGGGCGACTTTGAAGAACGGCTGAAAAAAGTCGTGGAAGAGGTTAAGCAGCGTAAAAACGTCATTCTCTTTATTGACGAGCTGCACACCATCGTCGGTGCCGGTGCGGCAGAAGGCGCCTTAGACGCCGCCAATATCCTGAAACCGGAATTGGCCCGTGGCGACCTGCAGTTGATCGGTGCCACCACCCTGGACGAATACCGCAAGTACATTGAAAAAGATGCTGCCTTGGAACGGCGTTTTCAGCCGATTATTGTCGGTGCCCCGACAACCGATGAAGCCATCGATATTTTAAAAGGCGTGCGGGATAAGTACGAGGCCCACCATAAGGTGACCATCACCGACGCCGCCATTGAAGCCGCCGTCCAATTGTCCGACCGCTACATTGCCGACCGTCAGTTGCCGGATAAGGCCATCGACTTAATTGACGAAGCCTGCTCAAAAGTCCGCCTGAAGGCCTACACAGCGCCGCCGGAAGTCAAGCAGTTGGAAAATGATATTCGCACCTACGCCAAAGAGAAAGAAAGCGCCGTTGCCGCTCAGGACTACGAAAAAGCAGCCGAATACCGCGACAAGGAAAAGGCTGCCAATGAAAAATTGAGCGCCATGCAGGGCGAATGGAAGAAAGACCAAAGCGGTAAGGCGGAAGAAGTGACGGCTGAAGACGTCGCTGAAGTGGTCTCCAATTGGAGCGGGGTCCCGGTCACCAAACTGACCGAAACAGAAAGCGACCGCCTGCTCAATATGGAAAGCATTCTGCACCAGCGGGTTATCGGCCAGGATGAAGCCGTCACCGCTGTTTCCAAGGCCGTTCGCCGGGCCCATTCAGGCTTGAAAGACCCGAAACGGCCCATCGGCAGCTTCCTCTTCCTGGGGCCCACCGGGGTTGGTAAAACCGAGCTGGCGAAAGCCCTGGCGGAAGCCCTCTTTGATGATGAGGACAACATCGTCCGCATCGATATGAGCGAGTACATGGAAAAATTTGCCGTCAGCCGGCTCACCGGGGCGCCTCCGGGATACGTTGGCTATGAAGAAGGCGGTCAATTGACCGAAGCGGTACGGCGCAAACCCTACAGCGTTATCCTGCTGGACGAAATTGAGAAAGCCCATCCGGACGTCTTTAACCTGCTCCTGCAAGTTTTGGACGACGGCCGCCTGACCGACAGTCAAGGCCGGGTGGTGGACTTTAAAAACACCGTCATCATCATGACCTCAAACATTGGCGCAAAAGAAATCAAAGGCGCCGGCGGTCTCGGCTTTGCCACCCTGGGCGAGGGCGAAGATAAGTCTAAAAAAGACTACGACAGCATGAAGCAAAAAGTCCTCGATGCCGTTAAAAAAGTCTTCCGTCCGGAATTCTTAAACCGCATTGACGATACCGTCGTCTTCCACGCCTTGGACAAGAAAGAATTGACGGAAATCGTTGGCTTAATGCTCTCCGATTTGCGCAAACGCCTGTCTGGTATGGGCTTGACCCTGACCTTGACAGAGGCTGCGCAAGAGCACATCAGCGATGTCGGCTACGATCCCGATTACGGCGCACGTCCCCTGCGCCGCGCCATCCAAAACGAAATCGAAGACCCCCTCTCCGATGCCATCTTGGCCAAACGTTTTGACGACGGCGCCACCATTACCGTGGATTACGTTGACAAGCAGATCGTTTTAAAATAA